Proteins from a genomic interval of Pseudoalteromonas sp. MEBiC 03607:
- a CDS encoding NADPH-dependent 2,4-dienoyl-CoA reductase encodes MLEQKLQLQHTELRNRLVMGSMHTGLEEGWHNRKRLRAFYEARAKGGTGLIITGGYSPNLRGKLSPFASTFNSFYDVIKHRAYTDAVHQHGGKICLQLLHAGRYAYHPFNQAPSAIQAPINPYKPKEMSLGSIKKTIKDFANSAKLAEKAGYDGVEIMGSEGYLINEFMANHTNKRTDSYGGSLENRMRLAIDIVKAVRAKVSEKFIIVFRLSVMDLIPNGSTPEEVKQQALALEKAGVDIFNTGIGWHEARVPTIASMVPPGAFKEASKRLKDTVSVPVIAVNRINTPEIANGILEAGESDLISMARPLLADPEFFNKYVNNKSEQINICIGCNQGCLDHVFKNKRATCLVNPQAAFELDYSLEKASSSRLVLVVGAGPAGLAASCYLAEKGHKVTLIERKEQMGGQFNLAMQVPGKEDFNHTLNYFTNELKRLNVDLKLGTEFTENMLNQYDDVVFATGVRPREAKIECNDGKRVFAYDEVIRGEVELGNKIAILGAGGIGFDMVAFLSEHKGQTIEQFKTQWGIECEAAPEKDNRQIYMLKRSAGRFGSELGKTTGWIHRQVAKQHGVKQIAECQYLSFDNQGLKITVKGEEQILDVDTVIACIGQVSNTETFEKQTENAKVHVIGGAKLAAAIDAKRAIFEALQVARKI; translated from the coding sequence ATGTTAGAACAAAAATTACAATTACAGCATACCGAACTTCGTAACCGTTTGGTTATGGGATCAATGCATACCGGCTTAGAAGAGGGATGGCACAACCGTAAACGCTTGCGCGCATTTTATGAAGCACGTGCAAAGGGTGGCACTGGATTAATTATAACTGGTGGTTACAGTCCAAATTTACGAGGTAAGCTATCGCCTTTCGCCTCAACGTTTAACTCGTTTTATGATGTGATTAAACATCGCGCATATACGGATGCAGTGCATCAACATGGCGGAAAAATTTGCTTACAATTATTACATGCTGGCCGTTATGCATATCATCCATTTAATCAAGCACCAAGTGCTATTCAAGCACCTATTAATCCTTATAAACCTAAAGAAATGTCGTTAGGCTCAATTAAAAAGACTATTAAAGACTTTGCAAACTCAGCAAAACTAGCTGAAAAAGCAGGTTACGATGGTGTTGAAATAATGGGATCTGAAGGCTATTTGATTAATGAGTTCATGGCTAACCATACTAATAAGCGTACGGATAGTTATGGAGGTAGCCTTGAAAATCGTATGCGTTTAGCTATTGATATTGTAAAAGCTGTACGCGCTAAAGTAAGTGAAAAATTTATTATTGTATTTCGCTTATCTGTAATGGATCTGATCCCAAACGGCTCGACACCTGAAGAAGTTAAACAACAAGCGCTTGCACTTGAAAAAGCGGGCGTTGATATCTTTAACACGGGGATTGGTTGGCACGAAGCACGTGTTCCAACAATAGCGAGCATGGTACCACCGGGTGCCTTTAAAGAGGCATCAAAACGTTTAAAAGATACAGTATCGGTACCAGTAATCGCAGTAAACCGCATTAATACACCTGAAATAGCCAATGGTATTTTAGAGGCGGGTGAGTCTGATCTAATTTCGATGGCGCGTCCTTTATTAGCGGATCCTGAGTTTTTTAATAAATACGTAAATAACAAGTCAGAGCAAATCAATATCTGTATTGGCTGTAATCAGGGTTGTTTAGACCATGTATTTAAAAACAAACGTGCGACTTGCTTAGTTAACCCACAGGCTGCTTTTGAATTAGACTATAGCCTTGAAAAAGCGTCATCTTCTCGTTTAGTGCTTGTTGTTGGTGCAGGCCCCGCTGGTCTGGCTGCTAGTTGCTATTTAGCAGAAAAAGGTCATAAAGTGACTCTAATTGAGCGTAAAGAGCAGATGGGCGGTCAATTTAATTTAGCAATGCAAGTACCTGGTAAGGAAGACTTTAACCATACTCTTAATTACTTTACAAATGAGTTAAAACGCTTAAATGTTGATTTAAAGCTAGGCACTGAATTTACAGAAAACATGCTTAACCAATACGATGATGTTGTGTTTGCAACAGGTGTTAGACCTCGTGAAGCAAAAATAGAATGTAACGATGGCAAGCGTGTGTTTGCCTATGATGAAGTGATCCGCGGTGAGGTAGAGCTAGGTAACAAAATAGCGATTTTAGGTGCCGGCGGTATTGGTTTTGATATGGTTGCCTTTTTAAGTGAACACAAAGGGCAAACTATTGAGCAATTCAAAACTCAATGGGGTATTGAATGTGAAGCTGCACCTGAAAAAGATAACCGCCAAATATACATGCTTAAGCGAAGTGCAGGGCGTTTTGGTAGTGAACTGGGTAAAACAACGGGTTGGATCCATCGTCAAGTTGCTAAACAGCATGGTGTAAAACAAATTGCTGAGTGTCAGTACCTTAGCTTTGACAACCAAGGTTTGAAAATTACTGTTAAAGGTGAAGAGCAAATCTTAGATGTTGATACTGTGATTGCTTGTATTGGTCAGGTTTCAAATACAGAAACATTCGAAAAACAAACAGAAAACGCCAAAGTTCACGTTATTGGTGGAGCCAAACTAGCTGCCGCTATTGATGCGAAACGTGCGATTTTTGAAGCGCTACAAGTCGCCCGTAAAATTTAA
- a CDS encoding DUF2788 domain-containing protein, which yields MVSQLINEFDTLGLYFGLAGIFFFIGMAIQDVLKKGDVPKFGRYIVWLVLFLGCSGFIAKGLIQVFWQGAGVG from the coding sequence ATGGTCAGTCAGTTAATTAACGAATTTGATACCTTAGGGTTGTATTTTGGCTTAGCCGGCATTTTCTTTTTTATTGGAATGGCAATTCAAGACGTCCTTAAAAAAGGTGATGTACCAAAATTTGGCCGATACATCGTTTGGTTAGTGCTATTCTTAGGCTGTTCTGGGTTTATAGCTAAAGGTCTTATTCAAGTCTTTTGGCAAGGCGCAGGTGTGGGCTAG
- the fur gene encoding ferric iron uptake transcriptional regulator, translated as MTDHNLELKKAGLKVTLPRIKILEILQSPDNQHISAEDVYKILLDKGEEIGLATVYRVLNQFDDAGIVSRHHFEGGKSVFELSGSTHHDHLVCLKCGKVVEFEDDLIERRQEEIATENGIKLTNHSLYLYGECEDKVKCKEYAESNS; from the coding sequence ATGACTGATCACAACTTGGAACTAAAAAAAGCAGGGTTAAAAGTAACTTTGCCGCGTATTAAAATTTTAGAGATTCTACAATCTCCAGACAATCAACACATCAGCGCTGAAGATGTCTATAAAATTCTATTAGACAAAGGCGAAGAGATTGGTCTTGCAACTGTCTACCGTGTACTTAACCAATTTGATGATGCAGGTATTGTATCTCGCCACCACTTCGAAGGCGGCAAGTCAGTATTTGAATTATCTGGTAGCACTCACCATGACCACCTCGTTTGTCTTAAATGCGGCAAGGTTGTTGAATTTGAAGATGATTTAATCGAACGTCGTCAAGAAGAGATTGCTACAGAAAATGGCATTAAATTAACTAACCACTCTCTTTACCTTTATGGTGAGTGTGAGGACAAAGTTAAGTGTAAAGAATATGCTGAGTCAAATAGCTAA
- the pgm gene encoding phosphoglucomutase (alpha-D-glucose-1,6-bisphosphate-dependent) codes for MAIHPEAGKPAPQQSLVNVPKLISAYYLNEPDLEQNPEHCVAFGTSGHRGCSFDVKFNESHILAITQAICDYRKENNIFGPLFLGKDTHALSEAAFNSAIEVLVANEVQVITQENDDYTPTPVISHAVVCHNKENPNELADGIVVTPSHNPPEDGGFKYNPPNGGPADTDVTKWIEDRANQLLLEDLVAVELFPFAKASRSGFIKYQDLITPYVDDLANIVNLKAISDAKIKIGVDPLGGSGINFWPVIAEKYNLDLTVVNKSVDPTFSFMPLDKDGKIRMDCSSPYAMTNLIALKDDYDIGIGNDPDYDRHGIVTPDGLMNPNHFLAVAIDYLLNNREWSKDVAIGKTLVSSGMIDKVVARNNREVKEVPVGFKWFVEGLSKGTLAFGGEESAGASFLRFDGTVWNTDKDGFILGLLAAEILAVTGKTPSQLYKELEQEFGAPIYKRIDAPANAQQKARLKALSADDVTASTLAGDAITQKLTHAPGNNAAIGGLKVVTENGWFAARPSGTEDIYKIYLESFKGQEHLALLEKEAKKLVDSVIS; via the coding sequence ATGGCGATTCATCCAGAGGCAGGGAAACCTGCGCCACAACAGAGCTTAGTAAATGTTCCAAAACTAATCTCTGCTTATTACTTAAATGAACCTGATCTTGAACAAAACCCAGAGCATTGCGTTGCTTTTGGTACGTCTGGTCACCGCGGTTGTTCATTCGATGTAAAATTTAATGAATCGCATATATTAGCGATCACTCAAGCAATTTGTGATTATCGTAAAGAAAATAACATTTTTGGACCTCTGTTTCTTGGCAAAGATACGCATGCTTTAAGTGAAGCTGCTTTTAATTCAGCAATTGAAGTGTTGGTTGCGAATGAAGTGCAAGTTATTACTCAAGAGAATGACGACTATACGCCAACCCCAGTGATCAGCCACGCAGTTGTTTGTCATAATAAAGAAAATCCAAATGAATTGGCCGATGGTATCGTTGTAACTCCGTCACACAACCCGCCTGAAGATGGTGGTTTTAAATATAATCCACCGAATGGCGGACCTGCTGATACTGACGTTACTAAATGGATCGAAGATAGAGCAAATCAATTACTGCTTGAAGATTTAGTTGCTGTAGAGTTATTTCCGTTTGCTAAAGCATCACGTTCTGGCTTTATCAAATACCAAGATTTAATAACACCTTATGTCGATGACTTAGCAAACATCGTTAATTTAAAAGCTATTAGCGATGCAAAAATCAAAATTGGTGTGGATCCACTCGGTGGCTCTGGTATCAACTTTTGGCCAGTGATTGCCGAAAAATATAATTTAGACTTAACAGTCGTAAATAAGTCTGTTGATCCAACATTCTCGTTTATGCCTTTGGATAAAGACGGTAAAATCCGTATGGATTGCTCATCTCCTTATGCAATGACTAATCTTATTGCTCTAAAAGATGACTACGATATTGGTATTGGTAACGACCCTGATTATGACCGTCACGGCATTGTTACACCTGATGGTCTAATGAATCCAAATCATTTTTTAGCGGTTGCAATTGACTACTTACTAAATAATCGTGAATGGTCAAAAGATGTTGCTATTGGTAAAACGCTCGTATCTAGCGGCATGATTGATAAAGTGGTTGCACGTAATAACCGTGAAGTAAAAGAAGTACCAGTAGGCTTTAAATGGTTTGTTGAAGGCTTAAGCAAGGGGACACTTGCTTTTGGTGGTGAAGAAAGTGCAGGGGCGTCATTCTTGCGCTTCGATGGTACGGTGTGGAACACCGACAAAGACGGTTTTATCTTAGGTTTACTAGCTGCTGAGATATTAGCAGTAACGGGTAAAACACCTTCACAGCTATATAAAGAACTTGAGCAAGAGTTTGGTGCACCTATCTATAAACGTATTGATGCCCCAGCTAATGCACAGCAAAAAGCGCGTCTAAAAGCGTTATCGGCAGATGATGTAACTGCCAGTACCTTAGCGGGTGATGCTATTACACAAAAACTAACTCATGCACCTGGTAATAATGCTGCTATTGGTGGTTTAAAGGTTGTTACCGAAAATGGTTGGTTTGCAGCTCGTCCATCAGGCACAGAAGATATCTATAAAATTTACCTAGAATCATTCAAAGGTCAAGAACATCTAGCATTACTAGAAAAAGAAGCGAAAAAACTGGTTGATTCAGTAATTAGCTAA
- the seqA gene encoding replication initiation negative regulator SeqA, giving the protein MKKIDIDDELYQYIASNTQSIGESASTILRRLLNLSDGTLAPVETATSKTEQESPVVEPEQAIEQEPAPKHDEPEQVETVTTAQQVKGNVFNVLNKEELAMQKGVVGRFLFILAALYRTHKADFANVLEIKGRDRVYFATSKEALLESGSSMNPKNITDTEYWVMTNSNTTRKKMMLHEVALSLGYSADEAEKIRDYL; this is encoded by the coding sequence ATGAAAAAAATTGACATAGACGACGAGTTATATCAATACATAGCTAGCAACACGCAAAGTATTGGTGAGAGCGCTTCCACTATTTTACGTCGTTTATTAAACCTTTCTGATGGCACCTTAGCGCCCGTTGAAACAGCAACTAGCAAAACTGAACAAGAATCTCCAGTTGTTGAACCTGAACAAGCAATAGAGCAAGAACCAGCCCCTAAACACGATGAACCTGAACAAGTCGAAACTGTCACAACAGCGCAACAAGTCAAAGGTAATGTGTTTAATGTGTTAAACAAAGAAGAACTGGCAATGCAAAAAGGTGTTGTTGGTCGTTTCTTATTTATCTTGGCAGCGCTTTACAGAACACACAAAGCAGATTTTGCGAACGTTCTAGAAATTAAAGGCCGTGACCGCGTCTATTTTGCAACTAGTAAAGAGGCGTTGCTTGAAAGTGGCAGTAGTATGAATCCAAAAAATATCACCGATACAGAGTATTGGGTGATGACTAACTCAAATACAACCAGAAAAAAAATGATGCTTCATGAAGTGGCCTTAAGCCTAGGCTATAGTGCGGACGAAGCAGAAAAAATTCGTGATTACTTATAA
- a CDS encoding FKBP-type peptidyl-prolyl cis-trans isomerase: MSDNFTTDAEKASYGIGLQMGEQLKANPFEGLNLNSVFEGMKDAYTGNDFQVEIPAIQAAFEKINAEIQARREEEAKVLAAEGIAFLEENAKRPEVTVTESGLQYEVLTEGNGEKPTVDSTIRAHYHGTLINGTVFDSSYERGQPAEFPVGGVIKGWTEAVQMMGTGSKWRLYVPHELAYGERGAGAAIAPFSTLIFDVELLEII, encoded by the coding sequence ATGTCAGATAATTTTACAACAGACGCTGAAAAAGCAAGTTACGGTATTGGTTTACAAATGGGTGAGCAATTAAAAGCAAACCCTTTTGAAGGTTTAAACTTAAACTCTGTATTTGAAGGTATGAAAGACGCATACACTGGTAACGATTTCCAAGTTGAAATCCCAGCAATTCAAGCTGCCTTTGAAAAGATCAATGCTGAAATCCAAGCTCGCCGCGAAGAAGAAGCTAAAGTACTTGCTGCTGAAGGTATTGCCTTCTTAGAAGAAAATGCAAAACGTCCTGAAGTAACAGTAACTGAGTCAGGTCTTCAATATGAAGTGCTTACTGAAGGCAATGGTGAGAAACCAACTGTAGATTCAACAATTCGTGCGCATTACCATGGTACACTTATCAATGGTACGGTATTTGATAGCTCTTATGAGCGTGGTCAACCAGCTGAATTCCCAGTGGGTGGCGTTATCAAAGGTTGGACTGAAGCAGTACAAATGATGGGTACTGGTTCAAAATGGCGTTTATACGTACCGCATGAGCTTGCTTATGGTGAGCGTGGTGCTGGTGCTGCAATCGCACCTTTCTCAACACTAATCTTTGATGTTGAGCTATTAGAAATCATCTAA
- a CDS encoding NAD(P)H nitroreductase, whose amino-acid sequence MDALTLLQTRQSDPRLIAPGPSEEQLEIIQRAAIKVPDHGCLAPWRFIVVEGDARHRLGDIYHQAAVAEHQDERTVNRAKELPLRAPMIIIAIADVKENPKVPRIEQVQSAGCAVLAMQQAAFAQGLGGIWRTGYFAQSESVKKALNCKIDDEIVGFLYLGTPEVDIKKPIRHKPDTFFERL is encoded by the coding sequence ATGGACGCTTTAACTCTTTTACAAACTCGACAATCAGATCCACGTCTTATTGCTCCGGGTCCATCAGAAGAACAGCTTGAGATTATTCAAAGAGCTGCAATAAAAGTACCGGATCATGGTTGCCTTGCTCCTTGGCGTTTTATTGTTGTTGAAGGCGATGCTCGGCATAGATTAGGTGATATTTATCATCAAGCTGCAGTTGCTGAACATCAAGATGAGCGCACGGTTAATCGTGCAAAAGAACTACCACTTCGCGCCCCTATGATTATCATTGCCATTGCTGATGTAAAAGAAAACCCTAAAGTGCCACGTATTGAACAAGTTCAAAGTGCTGGTTGTGCAGTGCTTGCCATGCAGCAGGCCGCTTTTGCCCAAGGATTAGGTGGGATCTGGCGCACAGGCTATTTTGCTCAAAGTGAATCAGTCAAAAAAGCTTTAAATTGTAAAATTGATGACGAGATAGTTGGCTTCTTATATTTAGGTACTCCTGAAGTTGATATTAAAAAGCCTATTAGGCATAAACCAGATACTTTTTTTGAGAGACTTTAA
- a CDS encoding alpha/beta fold hydrolase, whose translation MLLNYQQMGQGSDVVLIHGLFGSLENLNVIAKALAENYRVTNIDLRNHGKSFHSDTMNYHAMAQDVSELLEYLNINKAHIIGHSMGGKVAMQLALNHPALINKLVVLDISPVANNPRHSAIFAGLNEVAESNVVDRKAADEVLAKHIDEVGVRQFLLKSFAKNDQGHYQWRFNLAVIYQQYENILAQVDENDSCLCDTLFIKGNDSDYILAEHRPAIMALFPNAKAKIIHGAGHWLHAQKPLAVNKAISDFLAT comes from the coding sequence ATGCTATTAAACTACCAACAAATGGGTCAAGGTTCAGACGTTGTGTTGATCCATGGTTTGTTTGGCTCGCTAGAAAACCTCAATGTAATCGCAAAAGCCTTAGCTGAAAATTACCGCGTAACAAATATCGATTTACGAAATCATGGTAAATCATTCCACAGCGATACCATGAATTACCATGCTATGGCTCAAGATGTCAGTGAGTTACTTGAATACTTGAACATTAATAAAGCTCACATCATTGGTCATTCAATGGGCGGTAAAGTTGCTATGCAATTAGCTCTTAATCACCCCGCGCTAATCAATAAACTAGTGGTGTTAGATATCTCTCCTGTTGCTAATAACCCTCGTCATAGTGCTATTTTTGCAGGCCTGAATGAGGTAGCCGAGTCGAATGTTGTTGACAGGAAAGCCGCTGATGAAGTCCTTGCAAAGCACATAGATGAAGTGGGTGTACGCCAGTTTTTATTAAAGAGCTTTGCTAAGAACGATCAAGGCCACTACCAATGGCGCTTTAATTTAGCGGTTATATATCAGCAATATGAAAATATTTTAGCTCAAGTTGATGAAAATGATTCTTGTTTATGTGATACTTTGTTCATCAAAGGTAATGATTCAGACTACATCTTAGCTGAGCACCGCCCTGCAATTATGGCGTTATTTCCTAATGCTAAAGCAAAAATAATTCATGGCGCTGGTCATTGGTTACACGCACAAAAACCGCTTGCCGTAAATAAAGCAATTAGCGATTTTTTAGCCACATAA
- the ybfE gene encoding LexA regulated protein, which yields MAKSETDRTTPDLFEYEKRPGRPKTNPLPRDMQLKVNKRNQIKRDKARGLKRVEFKVSSQLYQALSDMADAQNISRSALIETILQERLAIDR from the coding sequence ATGGCAAAATCAGAAACAGATAGAACAACACCCGATTTATTTGAATACGAGAAACGTCCAGGTAGACCTAAAACAAATCCCCTACCTCGCGACATGCAATTAAAAGTAAATAAACGTAATCAAATAAAGCGAGATAAAGCACGTGGTTTAAAGCGTGTAGAATTTAAGGTTTCATCACAGTTATATCAGGCATTAAGCGATATGGCAGATGCGCAGAATATTAGCCGTAGCGCGTTGATTGAAACAATTTTACAAGAAAGATTGGCTATTGATAGATAG
- a CDS encoding DoxX family protein, giving the protein MLITHLLPLYQRILTKLQFLDGLPSLFIRLILAPVMIIAGFNKLALSGDVTHFYQYFLASDDIVAWFGNSEWGLGLPMPSVLAFLAAWTEFLGGILLLFGLFTRLVAIPLMITMLVAATTVHASNGWFAVTPTDASTSPARVLSWLAIPASEASLTNSKEAGERLTKMRELLETHGYTEYLYAKGKPVILNNGIEFSAIYFVMLLSLFFSGGGRYFSLDYWLVRNRTKLFIASEYK; this is encoded by the coding sequence ATGTTGATCACACACTTATTACCTCTTTACCAACGCATCTTAACTAAACTTCAGTTTTTAGATGGACTACCCAGCCTATTTATTCGCTTAATCTTAGCCCCAGTGATGATCATTGCCGGCTTTAATAAACTTGCCTTAAGCGGTGATGTTACCCATTTTTATCAATACTTTTTAGCCTCCGATGATATCGTCGCTTGGTTTGGTAATAGTGAATGGGGGTTAGGCCTACCAATGCCCTCTGTACTGGCCTTTTTAGCAGCATGGACAGAGTTTTTAGGCGGAATTTTGCTGTTATTTGGTCTGTTCACACGTTTAGTAGCAATCCCCTTAATGATAACTATGCTTGTTGCTGCAACGACTGTACACGCAAGTAATGGCTGGTTTGCCGTTACCCCAACAGATGCGAGTACCAGCCCTGCAAGAGTCCTCAGTTGGCTTGCAATTCCTGCAAGTGAAGCCAGTTTGACCAATTCAAAAGAAGCGGGTGAGAGATTAACTAAAATGCGCGAGTTATTAGAGACTCATGGTTATACGGAATACCTTTATGCGAAAGGGAAACCTGTAATTTTAAATAATGGTATCGAGTTTTCAGCGATCTATTTCGTTATGCTACTAAGCTTATTTTTTTCGGGGGGAGGTCGCTATTTTAGCCTCGATTATTGGCTTGTTAGAAATCGCACTAAGCTCTTTATTGCAAGTGAATATAAATGA
- the fldA gene encoding flavodoxin FldA, which translates to MSSVGIFFGSDTGNTEHVAKMIQKELGKKLVAVHDIAKSSKEEIAEFDLLLFGIPTWYYGEAQCDWDDFFPELEEVDFEGKLVAIFGCGDQEDYAEYFLDAMGMINDIVTERGAIVVGHWSTDGYDFEASKALIDDKTFVGLGIDEDRQPELTEQRVKDWCAQVYEEMCLAELAD; encoded by the coding sequence ATGTCAAGCGTAGGTATTTTTTTCGGAAGCGACACAGGTAATACTGAACACGTAGCTAAAATGATTCAAAAAGAATTAGGTAAAAAGCTAGTCGCGGTTCATGACATTGCAAAAAGTTCTAAAGAAGAGATTGCTGAATTCGATTTATTGTTATTCGGTATTCCAACTTGGTACTACGGTGAAGCGCAATGTGACTGGGATGATTTTTTCCCTGAATTAGAAGAAGTAGACTTCGAAGGTAAACTGGTTGCAATTTTCGGTTGTGGTGACCAAGAAGACTATGCTGAATACTTTTTAGATGCAATGGGTATGATCAACGACATCGTTACTGAGCGTGGCGCGATTGTAGTAGGTCACTGGTCAACTGATGGCTATGACTTCGAAGCATCAAAAGCATTAATTGATGACAAAACGTTTGTTGGCTTAGGGATTGACGAAGATCGTCAACCTGAACTGACAGAGCAACGTGTAAAAGACTGGTGCGCTCAAGTTTATGAAGAGATGTGTTTAGCGGAACTTGCTGATTAA
- the astE gene encoding succinylglutamate desuccinylase, which yields MSYSIPSYLDELKSNGDFLTLTRNNEFSLEPCAFTLENGTDVTVHDTGIIEFQPNQQTNKDIVLSSAIHGNETAPIEICDQLLRAIIKEQLPLKQRVLFIFGNPKSINIGKRFVDENLNRLFNGHHTVEGIASNPERVRAKQLEDVVSDFFQRGNHNSERFHYDLHTAIRGSKNEKFAVYPFLHGKPWKKSQLQFLLSCGVNTVLMMKSAATTFSYYSSFVHGADSFTVELGQVKPFGENDMSRFEKTKQTLTALISQEKVDYKEFNADDFELFSVYRTINRTCEDFSFPFADDVENFTGFAKGELLAIDGQTRYEAEVEGEAIIFPNADVALGQRALLTVIPMQVDSNFI from the coding sequence ATGAGCTATTCAATTCCTTCATATCTTGACGAATTAAAAAGCAATGGCGACTTTTTAACCTTAACCCGTAACAATGAATTTTCACTTGAACCTTGTGCATTCACCCTTGAGAATGGCACTGATGTGACAGTTCATGATACGGGCATCATTGAATTTCAACCAAATCAGCAAACAAACAAAGATATTGTTCTTTCAAGTGCGATACATGGCAACGAAACGGCGCCAATTGAAATTTGTGACCAATTACTTAGAGCAATTATTAAAGAACAACTGCCGCTTAAGCAGCGTGTACTGTTTATTTTTGGTAATCCAAAGTCGATTAATATCGGTAAGCGCTTTGTAGATGAAAACCTAAACCGCCTGTTTAACGGTCACCATACTGTAGAAGGTATTGCTTCAAACCCTGAGCGAGTTCGTGCAAAGCAGCTTGAGGATGTTGTTTCTGATTTTTTCCAAAGAGGCAACCACAACAGTGAGCGTTTTCATTATGACCTTCATACTGCAATTCGTGGCTCTAAAAATGAAAAGTTTGCTGTATACCCATTCTTACATGGAAAACCGTGGAAAAAATCACAGCTGCAATTTTTACTCAGCTGTGGTGTAAACACAGTATTAATGATGAAATCAGCGGCAACAACGTTTAGTTACTACTCGTCGTTTGTACATGGTGCTGATTCATTTACGGTAGAGCTTGGTCAAGTAAAGCCATTTGGTGAAAATGACATGAGCCGCTTCGAGAAAACCAAACAAACTTTAACTGCATTAATTAGTCAAGAAAAGGTGGATTATAAAGAATTTAATGCAGATGATTTTGAGTTGTTTTCAGTTTATAGAACAATAAACCGTACGTGTGAAGACTTTAGCTTCCCATTTGCTGATGATGTAGAAAACTTCACCGGTTTCGCAAAGGGTGAATTATTGGCAATTGATGGTCAGACCAGATATGAAGCGGAGGTAGAGGGTGAAGCTATTATCTTCCCAAACGCTGATGTAGCCTTAGGTCAGCGTGCTTTGCTTACCGTTATCCCAATGCAAGTTGATAGCAACTTTATTTAA